The following are encoded together in the Juglans microcarpa x Juglans regia isolate MS1-56 chromosome 2D, Jm3101_v1.0, whole genome shotgun sequence genome:
- the LOC121251178 gene encoding serine/threonine-protein kinase RIPK-like, with translation MTVKKIAWRSIFVSCYRPEYPKSQPKKVCVKQTSFQRISLSDLSNPSSTFSEDLSISLAGSNLHIFTLAELKVITQNFASSNFLGEGGFGPVHKGFIDDKLRPGLKAQPVAVKLLDLDGSQGHREWLTEVLFLGQLRHPHLVKLIGYSCEEEHRVLVYEYMPRGSLENQLFRRYSVSLPWSARMKIALGAAKGLAFLHEAEKPVIYRDFKASNILLDSDYAPKLSDFGLAKDGPEGDDTHVSTRVMGTHGYAAPEYIMTGHLTAMSDVYSFGVVLLEILTGRRSVDKSRPNREQNLVDWARPMLNDARKLSRFMDPRLEGQYSETGAQKAAALAYQCLSHRPKHRPAMSTVVKILEPLKDFDDIPIGPFVYMVPAENDLHKEDVVKDQYQTQRESKKSSHKKENGHHHRNHNYHGNGHRHQQRSSPKSPNSHSETDLPQKCGNGYGMQSPVGHMGSRAA, from the exons ATGACTGTCAAGAAAATCGCATGGAGATCGATATTTGTAAGCTGTTACAGGCCGGAATACCCGAAGTCGCAGCCCAAGAAAGTGTGCGTGAAACAGACATCATTTCAAAGGATTTCACTGTCTGATTTGAGTAATCCCAGCTCGACTTTTTCCGAGGACCTCTCTATATCTCTTGCGGGATCGAATCTGCATATCTTTACGCTTGCAGAGCTGAAGGTGATCACCCAGAACTTCGCGTCCTCTAACTTTCTCGGGGAAGGTGGGTTCGGACCCGTGCACAAGGGATTCATTGATGACAAGCTTAGGCCTGGTCTCAAGGCTCAGCCTGTAGCCGTCAAGCTTTTGGACTTGGATGGCTCGCAGGGCCACAGGGAGTGGTTG ACCGAAGTCCTCTTCCTTGGGCAATTGAGGCATCCCCACCTTGTGAAGTTGATAGGGTATAGCTGTGAAGAAGAACACAGAGTACTCGTATACGAATACATGCCAAGAGGCAGCCTAGAGAATCAACTATTCAGAA GATATTCTGTGTCTTTACCATGGTCAGCAAGAATGAAAATTGCTCTTGGAGCTGCAAAGGGGCTTGCCTTCCTTCATGAAGCAGAAAAGCCTGTTATTTATCGAGATTTTAAGGCTTCAAACATCTTGTTAGACTCG GATTACGCTCCCAAACTCTCAGATTTTGGGCTCGCAAAAGATGGTCCAGAAGGAGATGACACACACGTTTCCACCCGAGTTATGGGCACCCATGGCTATGCTGCTCCCGAATACATCATGACCG GTCACCTAACAGCAATGAGTGACGTGTATAGCTTTGGAGTAGTGCTGTTAGAGATTCTCACAGGGAGGAGATCGGTGGACAAGAGCCGTCCAAATAGAGAGCAGAACCTAGTAGATTGGGCAAGGCCAATGTTGAACGATGCCAGGAAACTTTCCCGATTCATGGACCCAAGATTGGAAGGCCAGTATTCTGAGACGGGGGCTCAGAAGGCGGCTGCACTCGCTTATCAATGCCTGAGCCACCGGCCTAAGCACAGACCGGCAATGAGCACTGTTGTCAAAATTTTGGAGCCCCTCAAGGACTTTGATGACATTCCCATTGGCCCGTTTGTGTACATGGTTCCTGCCGAAAATGATTTGCACAAGGAAGACGTTGTCAAAGATCAATACCAAACCCAGAGGGAATCGAAAAAGAGTTCCCACAAGAAAGAGAACGGTCACCACCACCGTAACCATAACTATCACGGAAATGGTCATAGGCATCAGCAACGATCATCACCAAAGTCACCCAACTCTCACTCAGAGACTGATCTCCCGCAAAAATGTGGAAATGGTTATGGGATGCAATCTCCGGTGGGCCATATGGGCAGCAGGGCGGCATAG